One Myotis daubentonii chromosome 12, mMyoDau2.1, whole genome shotgun sequence genomic region harbors:
- the ITGB1BP1 gene encoding integrin beta-1-binding protein 1 isoform X2, with protein MFRKGKKRHSSSSSQSSEISTKSKSVDSSLGGLSRSSTVASLDTDSTKSSGQSNNNSDTCAEFRIRYVGAIEKLKLSEGKRLEGPLDLINYIDVAQQDGKLPFVPLEEEVIMGVSKYGIKVSTPDQYEQAQAICKVLSTAFDSVLTAEKA; from the exons ATGTTTCGGAAAGGCAAAAAGCGGCACAGTAGTAGCAGCTCCCAAAGTAGTGAGATCAGTACTAAGAGCAAG TCTGTGGACTCCAGCCTCGGGGGCCTTTCTCGGTCCAGCACGGTGGCCAGCCTGGACACGGACTCCACCAAAAGCTCAG GACAAAGCAACAACAACTCAGACACCTGTGCGGAATTCCGAATAAGATACGTCGGTGCCATTGAGAAACTGAAACTCTCTGAAGGAAAACGTCTGGAAGGGCCACTGGACCTGATAAATTATATAGACGTTGCCCAG CAAGATGGGAAGCTGCCTTTCGTTCCCCTGGAGGAAGAAGTGATTATGGGCGTTTCCAAGTACGGCATCAAAGTATCCACACCCGATCAGTAT GAACAAGCACAGGCCATCTGCAAGGTCCTGTCCACCGCTTTCGACTCCGTGCTGACGGCCGAGAAGGCGTGA
- the ITGB1BP1 gene encoding integrin beta-1-binding protein 1 isoform X1: MFRKGKKRHSSSSSQSSEISTKSKSVDSSLGGLSRSSTVASLDTDSTKSSGQSNNNSDTCAEFRIRYVGAIEKLKLSEGKRLEGPLDLINYIDVAQQDGKLPFVPLEEEVIMGVSKYGIKVSTPDQYDVLHRHALYLIIRMVCYDDGLGAGKSLLALKTTDASNEEVSLWVYQCSSLEQAQAICKVLSTAFDSVLTAEKA, encoded by the exons ATGTTTCGGAAAGGCAAAAAGCGGCACAGTAGTAGCAGCTCCCAAAGTAGTGAGATCAGTACTAAGAGCAAG TCTGTGGACTCCAGCCTCGGGGGCCTTTCTCGGTCCAGCACGGTGGCCAGCCTGGACACGGACTCCACCAAAAGCTCAG GACAAAGCAACAACAACTCAGACACCTGTGCGGAATTCCGAATAAGATACGTCGGTGCCATTGAGAAACTGAAACTCTCTGAAGGAAAACGTCTGGAAGGGCCACTGGACCTGATAAATTATATAGACGTTGCCCAG CAAGATGGGAAGCTGCCTTTCGTTCCCCTGGAGGAAGAAGTGATTATGGGCGTTTCCAAGTACGGCATCAAAGTATCCACACCCGATCAGTAT GACGTGCTGCACCGGCACGCCCTCTACCTGATCATCCGGATGGTGTGCTACGACGACGGCCTGGGGGCGGGGAAGAGCCTGCTGGCGCTGAAGACCACCGATGCCAGCAACGAGGAGGTCAGCCTGTGGGTGTACCAGTGCAGCAGCCTG GAACAAGCACAGGCCATCTGCAAGGTCCTGTCCACCGCTTTCGACTCCGTGCTGACGGCCGAGAAGGCGTGA